One Prunus dulcis chromosome 7, ALMONDv2, whole genome shotgun sequence DNA segment encodes these proteins:
- the LOC117635666 gene encoding probable calcium-binding protein CML36, with the protein MKLIKISSKSLSPKRLFRSKKDRSAVSRRSSDPLSFESGTASSSSSSSSDSLHKPGTGAEAGGIGTPTSVLPERSGDWSDFSTDLQLDMAQAFKLIDRDNDGVVSIKELEALLSRLGADPPSQEEVMLMLSEVDREGNGSISLEALLKRVGPVCGPAADSELRDAFEVFDSDHDGKISAEELLNVFTAIGDDRCTLEDCRRMIAGVDKNGDGFVCFEDFARMMELQR; encoded by the coding sequence aTGAAGCTCATCAAAATCAGCTCCAAAAGTCTCAGCCCGAAACGCCTCTTCCGGTCCAAGAAGGACCGATCCGCGGTGTCCCGCCGCTCCTCCGACCCACTATCGTTCGAGTCCGGAACGgcgtcgtcgtcgtcatccTCGTCCTCGGACTCCCTCCACAAGCCCGGAACCGGAGCCGAAGCTGGTGGTATCGGGACGCCGACGAGCGTTTTGCCCGAAAGATCGGGCGACTGGTCCGATTTCTCGACCGATCTGCAGCTCGACATGGCTCAGGCGTTTAAGCTTATAGACCGAGACAACGACGGAGTGGTCTCGATAAAAGAGCTAGAGGCTCTGCTGAGCCGGCTTGGAGCCGACCCGCCGAGCCAAGAAGAGGTGATGTTGATGCTGAGCGAGGTGGACCGAGAAGGCAACGGTTCGATAAGCCTCGAGGCACTGTTGAAACGGGTCGGCCCGGTTTGCGGTCCGGCCGCGGACTCGGAGCTGCGCGATGCTTTCGAGGTCTTTGACTCGGATCACGACGGCAAAATATCGGCCGAGGAGCTTTTGAACGTTTTTACGGCGATAGGAGATGACCGGTGCACCTTAGAGGACTGCCGGCGCATGATAGCGGGGGTAGATAAGAACGGGGACGGGTTCGTGTGCTTCGAGGACTTTGCTCGTATGATGGAACTGCAGAGATGA
- the LOC117635936 gene encoding nuclear intron maturase 3, mitochondrial, whose product MLINLRRTIRIPFHPKPSLYIPLNLFSTSAPNPNANSTEPLLESQLKSLVLSHYKHGKFTNLLQNVVALPTVLLASCQNLTTPQAPNGNGLSPSFLDSVSKRFSIHEMGRELFENRFDIGACSVTMAAQRNRGESLVLPNLKLKVLIEAIRMVLGIVYDERFVTFSYGGRVNMGRHTAIRYLKNSVENPSWWFTVSFNREKFDQQHVNKLCLFIQEKIEDESLINVIKRLFECGAVRIELGSCFFGRGFPQESGLSSILINIYFNGFDKEIQEMRLKKNQEHPKFDSNELVSKDGVFYKPVKIYAVRYLDEILVIASGSKMLTMDLKNWVVKYLEGILELKVDGIKTAIHSAVSEKIAFLGMELQAVKPSVLNPPMSEKAMRARKKYIRQKEVRAQELKNARERNRKKLGLKIMSHVYKKSKRSDGFKFEYQIKNEVREIFRTWADETVQEYLGSLEERWDWYHKLSAGNFLSLRHIRDQLPQELVDAYDKFQEQVDKHLNPVKARRALEDEERRIKDEEEKKYARGTVEDLTKLCVKADAPIELIRKMVRLIGFTNHMGRPRPITLLTALEDTDIIKWYAGIGRRWLEFYCCCHNFKMVKTVVTYHLRFSCILTLAEKHESTKREALKHFTKDLKVFDINGNEEVHFPTERQVKMMGDKNLSDPKPVDGTFSLALIRLASDEPPYSCVAHFCDKTDTVVYRVRLLQNRLNVNPVDEKKWVPGMGAIDESLNLKCFPVCPDHIHDLYTGRITFQDIDCTSFVDGG is encoded by the coding sequence ATGCTCATAAACCTCAGAAGAACAATACGCATTCCATTTCATCCCAAACCTTCACTCTACATTCCTCTGAATCTCTTCTCAACTTCAGCACCAAACCCAAACGCAAACTCTACAGAGCCTCTTTTAGAATCCCAACTCAAATCCTTAGTTCTCAGCCATTACAAGCATGGCAAGTTCACCAATCTCCTCCAAAACGTCGTCGCTTTGCCCACTGTCCTCCTTGCCTCCTGCCAAAACCTCACCACCCCACAAGCCCCAAATGGAAATGGCCTCAGCCCGTCCTTTCTCGACTCGGTCTCCAAGCGGTTCTCAATCCACGAAATGGGTCGCGAGCTCTTCGAGAATCGGTTCGATATTGGAGCTTGCAGTGTTACAATGGCGGCCCAAAGAAATAGAGGTGAGTCTTTGGTCTTGCCTAACTTGAAATTGAAGGTTTTGATTGAAGCTATTAGGATGGTGTTGGGAATTGTTTATGATGAACGCTTTGTGACGTTTTCTTATGGTGGTCGTGTTAATATGGGCAGGCACACGGCCATTAGGTACCTTAAGAACTCTGTAGAGAACCCCAGTTGGTGGTTTACAGTTAGCTTTAACCGCGAAAAGTTTGATCAACAACATGTAAATAAGCTATGCTTGTTTATTCAAGAGAAAATAGAGGATGAGAGTTTGATTAATGTTATAAAGAGGTTGTTTGAATGCGGTGCGGTGAGAATTGAATTGGGTAGTTGCTTCTTTGGAAGAGGGTTTCCTCAGGAAAGTGGGCTGAGTTCAATTTTGATAAATATTTACTTCAATGGGTTTGATAAAGAAATTCAAGAAATGCGTCTAAAGAAGAATCAGGAGCATCCCAAATTTGATTCAAATGAGCTTGTTTCTAAGGATGGTGTGTTTTACAAGCCAGTGAAGATATATGCAGTTAGGTACTTGGATGAAATATTAGTGATAGCATCCGGGTCTAAGATGTTGACAATGGATTTAAAGAACTGGGTTGTGAAGTACTTAGAGGGGATACTGGAATTGAAGGTGGATGGGATAAAAACAGCTATTCATAGTGCGGTGTCTGAGAAGATTGCTTTTTTGGGCATGGAATTACAGGCAGTAAAACCTTCAGTTTTGAATCCTCCTATGTCAGAAAAGGCTATGAGAGCACGAAAAAAGTACATTAGACAGAAGGAAGTCAGAGCTCAGGAATTGAAAAATGCTAGAGAGAGGAATAGGAAGAAATTGGGATTGAAAATAATGAGCCATGTTTATAAGAAGTCAAAGAGAAGTGATGGGTTTAAATTTGAATATCAAATTAAGAATGAAGTTAGAGAAATCTTCAGAACCTGGGCTGATGAGACGGTGCAAGAGTACCTTGGCTCTTTGGAGGAGCGTTGGGATTGGTACCATAAGCTATCGGCAggtaattttctctctttaagGCACATTAGAGATCAACTGCCTCAAGAGCTTGTTGATGCTTATGATAAGTTCCAAGAGCAAGTTGACAAGCATTTAAACCCAGTCAAAGCTAGAAGGGCACTGGAGGATGAAGAAAGGAGAATAAAAGatgaagaggagaagaaatatgCTAGGGGCACAGTTGAGGATTTGACAAAGCTCTGTGTCAAAGCTGATGCACCCATAGAACTTATTAGAAAAATGGTTAGGTTGATTGGCTTTACAAATCATATGGGTCGTCCCAGGCCAATTACTTTACTAACTGCTCTCGAAGACACTGATATCATTAAGTGGTATGCCGGTATAGGGAGAAGATGGCTGGAATTTTATTGCTGCTGCCATAACTTCAAGATGGTGAAAACTGTTGTGACTTATCACTTGAGGTTCTCTTGTATCTTGACTCTAGCAGAAAAGCATGAATCCACCAAACGTGAAGCCCTGAAACATTTTACTAAAGATTTGAAAGTCTTTGATATAAATGGAAATGAAGAAGTGCACTTCCCCACAGAAAGGCAGGTGAAAATGATGGGAGATAAAAATCTCTCTGATCCAAAACCAGTGGATGGGACGTTCTCTTTGGCTTTGATTAGATTAGCTTCTGATGAGCCTCCATATTCTTGTGTTGCTCATTTCTGTGACAAAACTGATACTGTTGTTTATCGTGTACGACTATTGCAAAATCGCTTGAATGTGAACCCTGTGGATGAAAAGAAATGGGTCCCTGGGATGGGTGCAATTGATGAAAGTCTCAATCTGAAATGCTTCCCTGTTTGTCCTGATCACATACATGACTTATACACAGGGAGAATCACCTTTCAGGACATTGATTGCACTTCATTTGTGGATGGAGGCTGA
- the LOC117635291 gene encoding syntaxin-related protein KNOLLE-like, whose protein sequence is MNDLMTKSFNNYVDLKKEAMKDLDLEAGDNNVEMSSSMTHMHTDPGLFLEEAEKQANEESKSLHKSEALQSLRSRINADIMTVLKKTRSIRSQLEDMDCANAANRRLSAYKEGSPIYMTRIAITNGLRKEVSDPKKKAKESL, encoded by the exons ATGAACGACCTGATGACAAAATCCTTCAACAACTATGTGGATCTAAAGAAAGAGGCTATGAAAGATTTGGACCTTGAAGCTGGGGATAATAATGTGGAGATGTCATCTTCCATGACCCATATGCACACCGACCCTGGTCTGTTCTTGGAAGAGGCCGAGAAG CAAGCCAACGAGGAGAGCAAGTCCCTCCACAAGTCTGAGGCTTTGCAGTCCTTACGCAGCAGAATTAATGCGGACATTATGACGGTGCTGAAGAAAACCAGGAGTATCAGATCTCAGCTGGAGGACATGGACTGCGCCAACGCCGCCAACAGGAGGCTCTCCGCCTACAAAGAAGGCTCCCCGATTTACATGACCAGAATTGCCATCACCAACGGACTGCGAAAGGAAGTTTCagacccaaagaaaaaagccAAGGAGAGTCTTTAG